The sequence below is a genomic window from Cicer arietinum cultivar CDC Frontier isolate Library 1 chromosome 6, Cicar.CDCFrontier_v2.0, whole genome shotgun sequence.
TTGACAACCCGGATGAGTATTCCGGGTTTGGAGCCGGGTACGCTGCCGGCACTGTCTGAGCTGGATAAAATCCAAACCTCGGTGAACTCACGGTCTGAGCCGTTGTTACCGGAGGACCGTTCTCTTCGAAATTAGACGGGCGCGGCGTCGGTCCACGTGAATTGGACTGAATGGAATACAAATCTGCCGCGCCGAAATTGGAATGTCTCGGCGCGTAACCCATCATGGAGTAGAAATCAGCGTGGTTGAAATTAGAACCTCGCGGAGTTGGGTTCCGGGAAGAGCTTAAACTGTAAATTTCAGCTCCGGTGAGATTCGACGGGCGAGGAGTCATCATGAAAGATCTCCTGGAAGCATTCGATTTTCTCACGGTGACATGAAGCTTCCCGTCGTCGCCAACCTCCGCATCAGTTTCAAGAAAATCCCTTCCGTCAAGAGAAACCACATCGGAATCAACCTTGAATGAAACAATAGAGGCAGCGGTTTCAGGGAACTGTTCCATGATGAGAAGCTTAGCACCACGGTACTCAAATAGAAACAAAAGCAGAGTGTACCAAACGATACACTGAAGAACCACAACTTGAATCATAAGCGTGCCGGAATATTCGCCATACATGGCTATGAGAAGTGGAATTCCCATAACCAAGGTGTTAGGCAATGTAGAAAGTGAGAAGATTGTGATCATCCACTCTAAACTTCCATTGGCGGTGAAATTAGTCCAAATTGAAAGTGCGAAGAGCATGATGATTTTTTGAAGCGTATCTGCAGCGATGAACCTGAAGTCCATAGCGTAAGGGTTGTTTATGGAGATGAAGTGGAAAGATAGAAGTGGAACTGCGAAGATTGCTACGAAGCGGTTTATGCCTGAACATTGGTCCGGTGAGAATATTTTCCACCACCGTACCGAACTGTAGGCTAAAATCATTGCAACGTACAGTGGAACAACTGCCGCTAACACGGTGTATAGATCGCCCCAGCTTATCATTTTGGTGAAGCTCTTCTTCGGTAATGGCGGTGGAGTGGTGTGAGATAGAAGGCTAAAGTGGGAATAAATAAAAACCGTTAGTTAACTTAACTAACTAGTAACTCATTTGGGAGGGTGTATATATATTCGTTACTGTTAAGGTTTTATAGCCTGCACTGCACTCTGCACTCTGCACTCTGCAGCAGCTCTGCTATGTTTCAGATTTTGCTGCTGATATGAGAAAGTGTGTCTTTGTGTGTGTGGGAGAGAAGGGGGTGCGAATTTACAAAGCAAAAAATAGAGGTAACTTCTAAGGAATAGGGAAAAGCCGAAAAGATTGTTATACATAGGAGAAGAGGTGGGTAgcttaaataacaaaaaaaaattattaaaacgtTTTTAAAATTAcgtattcaaaattttaaaagttcaatttttaactttttaataactGTTTTTAACCATCTACTTTAACACTTATTAGTTTATTAGTATgatacttttatatttatatatataaattcaaaaaattctgaaaaatgtttaaataagactcataaaatttattatcaatttcaaaataattcataacttaaatattcaaataaactcatattgttaactctaaaaatattaaattaattgaataaataataaaaacatgagtttatttgaatatttaagttatgaatttgattaaatttgcattatgttgaagatgataattaattttatagattttgttggaaattttgataaattttctgagtttctataaaataaaataaaaaatattgtttacattttaagacatcaaattgttacttaaaattaagtaaaagaccaaattagaaaaataaagataaaaaattaaattat
It includes:
- the LOC101515585 gene encoding auxin efflux carrier component 4-like; its protein translation is MISWGDLYTVLAAVVPLYVAMILAYSSVRWWKIFSPDQCSGINRFVAIFAVPLLSFHFISINNPYAMDFRFIAADTLQKIIMLFALSIWTNFTANGSLEWMITIFSLSTLPNTLVMGIPLLIAMYGEYSGTLMIQVVVLQCIVWYTLLLFLFEYRGAKLLIMEQFPETAASIVSFKVDSDVVSLDGRDFLETDAEVGDDGKLHVTVRKSNASRRSFMMTPRPSNLTGAEIYSLSSSRNPTPRGSNFNHADFYSMMGYAPRHSNFGAADLYSIQSNSRGPTPRPSNFEENGPPVTTAQTVSSPRFGFYPAQTVPAAYPAPNPEYSSGLSKSVSKNSQQQQQQLVQAQPQTVTNNGAAKTNHDAKELHMFVWSSSASPVSEASGLQVFGSGAADYGPSDQSGRSDQGAKEIRMLVPDDHPPNGITNKAMTEAEFGGEEQLKFPVKEVELQKAEEDGDKLEPAGLNKLGSSSTAELHPTVAGAAGVKHMPPASVMTRLIMIMVWRKLIRNPNTYSSLIGIIWSLVAYRWHVHMPKIIEKSISILSDAGLGMAMFSLGLFMALQPKIIACGNSVATFAMAVRFLTGPAVMAAASIAVGLRGTLLRIAIVQAALPQGIVPFVFAKEYNVHPTVLSTGVIFGMLIALPITLVYYILLGL